A part of Bacillus thuringiensis genomic DNA contains:
- the gerPC gene encoding spore germination protein GerPC encodes MNQDIYTYLHQLQQALQTQQAAILNLEDQVRLLQEELNELKNRPSSSVGKVEYKFDQLKVENLNGTLNIGLNPFSAKGQQIEDFQVDTETLKVNPETDTNPDFYQGVLQEMHRYLDEEAYNRILHFEQEERTPLDEMYRQMMVDDIKKQMEHRLPYYLTQAQSYEGISTDPDYLRDIIIQAMKHDIDKAFLSFIQHIPGNFRKE; translated from the coding sequence ATGAATCAAGATATATATACTTACTTACACCAACTTCAACAAGCTCTCCAAACACAACAAGCAGCCATCCTGAACCTAGAAGATCAAGTGCGTCTATTACAAGAAGAGCTTAACGAATTAAAAAATCGCCCCTCCTCTTCTGTAGGAAAAGTGGAATACAAATTCGATCAATTAAAAGTAGAAAACTTAAATGGCACTTTAAATATTGGTTTAAACCCATTTTCAGCAAAAGGACAGCAAATTGAAGATTTCCAAGTGGATACAGAAACTTTGAAGGTCAATCCTGAGACTGACACAAATCCAGACTTTTACCAAGGGGTTCTTCAAGAAATGCATCGTTACTTAGATGAAGAAGCATATAATCGAATTCTCCATTTTGAACAAGAAGAGAGAACGCCGCTCGATGAAATGTATCGACAAATGATGGTTGATGACATAAAAAAACAGATGGAGCATAGACTTCCTTATTATTTAACACAAGCGCAATCATATGAAGGGATTTCAACAGATCCAGATTATTTACGAGATATCATTATTCAAGCGATGAAACATGATATCGACAAAGCCTTCCTCTCTTTTATTCAACACATACCGGGCAATTTCCGAAAGGAGTAA
- the gerPB gene encoding spore germination protein GerPB, giving the protein MNFYVNQSIIINSIKIDSITTSSVFQIGTAGSIKALSKFSNSGGFTEPLRPLQAKGQIISIKPSTSSS; this is encoded by the coding sequence TTGAATTTTTACGTAAACCAAAGCATCATCATTAACAGCATTAAAATTGATAGCATTACAACCTCTTCTGTATTCCAAATCGGTACTGCTGGAAGTATTAAAGCTCTATCTAAATTCTCAAATAGTGGTGGATTTACAGAACCCCTTCGCCCATTACAGGCAAAAGGACAAATTATTTCTATCAAACCATCAACTAGTTCTTCTTAA
- the gerPA gene encoding spore germination protein GerPA, giving the protein MPAMVGHIRIVNIGSSGIFHIGDVFAIRPISYSRAFAGAGSFNVGDNVSVYNYQSATTVNDSDVIDQAIIGST; this is encoded by the coding sequence ATGCCAGCCATGGTCGGACATATTCGTATCGTCAATATTGGATCAAGTGGTATTTTTCATATTGGAGATGTATTTGCGATTAGGCCTATTAGTTATTCACGTGCTTTCGCCGGGGCCGGCTCTTTTAATGTGGGAGATAACGTTTCTGTCTACAATTATCAAAGCGCAACGACTGTCAATGATTCCGATGTAATTGATCAAGCGATAATTGGTTCAACTTAG
- a CDS encoding aspartyl-phosphate phosphatase Spo0E family protein — translation MFEQAIEKKREKMIYFAERYGMTSQKTVDCSQELDRLLNVIWHVHTDFHTNHTLDTHTQ, via the coding sequence ATGTTTGAGCAAGCGATTGAAAAAAAACGCGAAAAAATGATTTATTTTGCTGAACGCTACGGAATGACTTCTCAAAAAACAGTGGATTGTAGCCAAGAACTGGACAGGCTCTTAAATGTAATTTGGCATGTACATACTGATTTTCACACTAATCACACACTCGATACACACACGCAATAA
- a CDS encoding fumarylacetoacetate hydrolase family protein, producing the protein MRLVTAKKDEKVFVGIVDEEEEKVLHVREAQRQKGEKVTIPITMLECIERGTECFEKICDIVNWAKENEGAAYYPLTEVKILAPIPRPRKNILCVGKNYREHAIEMGGVESIPENIMIFTKAPTTVIGMNEKINSHPHATNELDYEGELAIIIGKRGKQIKKEKALEHVFGYTIINDITARDIQRKHKQFFLGKSFDTFCPMGPYLIHKSMVSAPNALHIETVVNGEVRQTSNTNKMIFTIEEIISTISKGMTLEPGDIIATGTPAGVGKGFTPPKFLHAGDEVVITVEGIGTLRNVVK; encoded by the coding sequence TTGCGTTTGGTAACGGCGAAAAAAGATGAAAAGGTATTTGTAGGTATTGTGGATGAAGAGGAAGAAAAGGTATTACATGTAAGAGAAGCGCAAAGACAAAAAGGGGAAAAGGTTACGATTCCGATTACAATGTTAGAGTGTATTGAAAGAGGAACCGAATGCTTTGAAAAAATATGTGATATTGTAAATTGGGCGAAGGAAAATGAAGGAGCGGCGTATTATCCGTTAACTGAGGTGAAAATATTAGCACCAATTCCAAGGCCAAGGAAGAATATTCTTTGCGTTGGAAAGAACTATCGTGAGCATGCGATAGAAATGGGCGGAGTAGAGTCAATTCCAGAAAATATAATGATCTTTACGAAAGCGCCAACGACAGTTATTGGAATGAATGAAAAAATTAATAGTCATCCCCACGCAACGAATGAACTAGACTATGAAGGAGAACTAGCTATCATCATTGGTAAGAGAGGGAAACAAATAAAAAAAGAAAAAGCACTTGAGCATGTTTTTGGTTATACCATTATAAATGATATAACTGCTCGCGACATTCAAAGGAAGCATAAACAATTTTTCCTTGGAAAAAGTTTCGATACGTTTTGTCCGATGGGACCGTATCTAATTCATAAATCAATGGTGAGTGCGCCAAATGCGTTACACATTGAAACGGTAGTAAACGGGGAAGTAAGGCAAACTTCAAATACAAATAAAATGATTTTTACAATAGAAGAAATCATTTCAACGATAAGTAAAGGAATGACGTTAGAGCCAGGCGATATTATCGCAACAGGAACGCCGGCTGGTGTCGGGAAAGGTTTCACACCACCGAAGTTTTTGCATGCTGGTGATGAAGTGGTCATTACAGTAGAAGGAATTGGTACTTTGCGAAATGTAGTGAAATAA
- the rocD gene encoding ornithine aminotransferase, with product MIQTKDIIELTDTYGANNYHPLPIVISKAEGVWVEDPEGNRYMDLLSAYSAVNQGHRHPKIINALIDQANRVTLTSRAFHSDQLGPWYEKVAKLTNKEMVLPMNTGAEAVETAIKTARRWAYDVKKVEANRAEIIVCEDNFHGRTMGAVSMSSNEEYKRGFGPMLPGIIVIPYGDLEALKAAITPNTAAFILEPIQGEAGINIPPVGFLKEALEVCKKENVLFVADEIQTGLGRTGKVFACDWDNVTPDMYILGKALGGGVFPISCVAANRDILGVFEPGSHGSTFGGNPLACAVSIAALEVLEEEKLTERSLQLGEKLVGQLKEIDNPMITDIRGKGLFIGIELNEPARPYCEQLKAAGLLCKETHENVIRIAPPLVISEEDLEWAFQKIKAVLS from the coding sequence ATGATTCAAACTAAGGATATTATCGAACTTACAGACACATACGGGGCAAATAACTATCACCCACTTCCAATCGTTATTTCTAAAGCAGAAGGCGTTTGGGTAGAAGATCCTGAAGGAAACCGCTATATGGACTTATTAAGTGCATATTCTGCAGTAAACCAAGGTCATCGTCACCCAAAAATTATTAATGCTTTAATTGACCAAGCTAATCGTGTTACGTTAACTTCTCGTGCTTTCCATAGCGATCAATTAGGTCCTTGGTACGAAAAAGTTGCGAAACTAACTAATAAAGAAATGGTACTTCCAATGAATACAGGTGCAGAAGCTGTTGAAACTGCAATTAAAACAGCTCGCCGCTGGGCTTATGATGTGAAGAAAGTAGAAGCAAACCGTGCTGAAATCATCGTTTGTGAAGATAACTTCCACGGTCGTACAATGGGTGCTGTTTCTATGTCTTCAAACGAAGAGTACAAGCGTGGATTCGGTCCAATGCTTCCTGGCATTATCGTAATTCCTTACGGTGATTTAGAAGCGTTAAAAGCTGCAATTACACCAAATACAGCTGCATTCATTTTAGAGCCAATCCAAGGTGAAGCAGGAATTAACATCCCACCAGTTGGTTTCTTAAAAGAAGCTCTTGAAGTATGTAAAAAAGAAAACGTTTTATTTGTAGCAGATGAGATCCAAACAGGTTTAGGCCGTACTGGTAAAGTATTTGCTTGTGATTGGGACAATGTAACTCCTGACATGTACATACTTGGTAAAGCACTTGGCGGCGGCGTATTCCCAATCTCTTGCGTAGCAGCAAACCGCGACATTTTAGGCGTATTCGAGCCAGGTTCTCACGGTTCTACATTCGGTGGTAATCCACTTGCATGTGCTGTTTCTATCGCAGCTCTTGAAGTGTTAGAAGAAGAAAAATTAACAGAGCGTTCTCTTCAATTAGGTGAAAAATTAGTTGGGCAATTAAAAGAAATTGATAACCCAATGATTACTGATATTCGCGGTAAAGGCTTATTCATCGGTATCGAATTGAACGAGCCAGCTCGTCCTTACTGTGAACAACTAAAAGCAGCTGGTCTATTATGTAAAGAAACACACGAAAATGTAATTCGTATCGCACCACCTCTAGTAATCTCTGAAGAAGATTTAGAGTGGGCGTTCCAAAAAATTAAAGCGGTATTATCGTAA
- a CDS encoding YisL family protein has product MVHMHITAWALGLILFFVAYSLYSAGRKGKGVHMGLRLVYIFIIVTGFMLYMSIVKTATGSMHMWYGMKMLAGILVIGGMEMVLVKMSKNKPTGAVWGLFIVALVAVIYLGLKLPIGWYVFK; this is encoded by the coding sequence ATGGTACATATGCATATTACAGCATGGGCGTTAGGTTTAATTTTATTCTTCGTTGCGTATTCACTTTATTCAGCAGGAAGAAAAGGTAAAGGTGTACATATGGGGCTTCGCCTAGTGTATATCTTCATTATTGTGACAGGATTCATGTTGTACATGAGTATTGTGAAGACAGCAACAGGTAGCATGCACATGTGGTACGGCATGAAAATGTTAGCCGGTATTTTAGTTATCGGTGGAATGGAAATGGTTCTTGTAAAAATGAGCAAAAACAAACCAACAGGGGCGGTTTGGGGCTTATTTATTGTTGCGTTAGTAGCAGTAATATACTTAGGACTAAAATTACCGATTGGCTGGTACGTATTCAAATAA
- a CDS encoding DUF2777 domain-containing protein, whose product MIQRNHILYNQPRAHTVGNVEYINNEWVFFDDENDEAFLLEDIAEDGFEILYNNNWLPARFYEQDVLQIANEQHHLQNGEMIRIRKKLLLSYTEWLEELPDSVFTLLTESLQSLHYSLYDCMYCHNYLSFLPKEEAREGVNILLFDNEEMICTLQHHFVRHATSNKNMFRFTKVTGEELHIDAT is encoded by the coding sequence ATGATACAACGTAACCATATTTTATATAACCAGCCTCGCGCTCATACAGTTGGTAATGTAGAATATATAAACAATGAATGGGTATTCTTTGATGATGAAAATGATGAAGCATTTTTATTAGAAGATATTGCCGAAGATGGCTTTGAGATTTTATATAACAACAACTGGCTACCAGCTCGTTTCTATGAGCAAGATGTATTACAAATCGCCAACGAACAGCACCACCTGCAAAACGGGGAAATGATACGAATTCGAAAGAAATTACTTCTTAGCTATACGGAATGGCTTGAGGAATTACCTGACTCTGTCTTTACGTTATTAACCGAATCATTGCAATCCCTTCATTACTCTTTATATGATTGCATGTATTGTCATAATTATTTATCCTTCTTACCGAAAGAAGAAGCACGCGAAGGAGTAAATATTCTTTTGTTTGATAACGAAGAGATGATTTGTACACTGCAACACCATTTCGTTCGTCACGCTACGTCAAATAAAAACATGTTTCGTTTTACGAAAGTAACCGGAGAAGAGTTACATATCGATGCTACATAA
- the asnB gene encoding asparagine synthase (glutamine-hydrolyzing) — MCGITGWVDYKRSLEGERDVVTKMAETLAKRGPDDNKVWIKGNVAFGHKRLIVVDPEGGKQPMTCLKDETNYAICYNGELYNTEDIRKELLRRGYTFKGHSDTEVLLASYIEWKEECVDHLNGIYAFAVWDEQKEQVFIARDRLGVKPLFYKYDSGRLLFGSELKAILAHPDVKAEVTLEGLSEIFGLGPSRTPGHGIYAGIKELRPGHAMTFSKNGLCIWRYWNVESKKHEDSFEETVEKTRFLLQDAITRQLVSDVPLCTFLSGGVDSSAITAIAAREYERSGKGQLHTYSVDYEDNDKYFKANAFQPNSDAPFIHLMTETFQTTHHRCVISNEQLAQYLTEAVLVRDLPGMADIDSSLLWFCREIKQDFVVGLSGECADEIFGGYPWFYREDDLQSSAFPWMRSTEAREQLLKKEWRNKLNLQQYVQQRYEESIQEVPILEGESPIEAKRRQLFYLNMVWFMTTLLDRKDRMSMGASLEVRVPFADHRLVEYAWNIPWEMKMYKNREKGLLRKALEGLLPNDILYRKKSPYPKTHNPHYTKAVTVWLQDLLTDKGSILHELFDKEQLSGLIESGGSAFQSPWFGQLMTGPQLLAHLAQIHVWFKEYGVNIKE, encoded by the coding sequence ATGTGCGGGATTACAGGATGGGTGGATTATAAACGCTCATTAGAAGGAGAAAGGGACGTCGTTACGAAGATGGCCGAGACGTTAGCGAAGCGTGGCCCGGATGATAATAAAGTTTGGATTAAAGGCAATGTCGCATTTGGCCATAAACGGTTAATCGTTGTTGATCCTGAGGGTGGTAAACAACCGATGACTTGTTTAAAAGATGAAACGAATTATGCGATTTGCTATAACGGCGAACTGTATAACACGGAAGATATTAGAAAGGAACTATTAAGAAGAGGATATACGTTCAAAGGTCATTCTGATACGGAAGTACTATTAGCGTCGTATATTGAATGGAAAGAAGAATGTGTCGATCATTTAAACGGTATATATGCGTTCGCCGTATGGGATGAACAGAAAGAACAAGTGTTTATTGCGCGAGATCGATTAGGGGTAAAACCGCTATTTTATAAATATGATAGTGGGCGATTATTATTTGGTTCAGAGTTAAAAGCGATACTGGCTCATCCGGATGTGAAAGCGGAAGTAACGTTAGAAGGATTATCAGAAATATTCGGTCTTGGACCATCTAGAACACCTGGTCACGGTATTTATGCTGGTATAAAAGAATTACGTCCAGGTCATGCAATGACATTTTCAAAGAATGGTTTATGTATATGGAGATATTGGAATGTAGAAAGCAAAAAGCACGAAGACTCCTTTGAAGAAACAGTAGAGAAAACACGCTTTTTATTACAAGATGCAATTACGAGGCAACTCGTTTCTGACGTACCACTATGTACTTTTTTATCAGGCGGTGTAGATTCGAGCGCGATTACAGCAATTGCTGCGAGAGAATATGAAAGATCAGGGAAAGGACAATTACACACATACTCTGTTGATTATGAAGATAATGACAAATACTTTAAAGCGAATGCGTTCCAGCCAAATTCAGATGCTCCGTTTATTCATTTGATGACCGAGACGTTTCAAACAACCCATCATCGTTGTGTCATTTCAAATGAACAATTAGCACAGTATTTAACAGAAGCCGTACTCGTTCGTGATTTGCCTGGTATGGCTGATATTGATTCGTCATTATTATGGTTTTGTCGTGAAATCAAACAAGATTTTGTCGTCGGTTTATCTGGGGAATGTGCAGATGAAATATTTGGTGGTTATCCGTGGTTTTATAGAGAAGATGATTTACAATCGAGTGCATTTCCATGGATGCGCTCTACAGAAGCACGGGAACAACTTCTGAAAAAAGAATGGAGAAATAAATTAAATTTACAACAATATGTACAGCAGCGTTATGAAGAATCCATTCAAGAAGTTCCTATTTTAGAGGGAGAAAGCCCAATTGAAGCAAAGAGAAGACAATTATTTTACTTGAACATGGTATGGTTTATGACAACATTATTAGACAGAAAAGACCGTATGAGTATGGGGGCAAGCTTAGAAGTACGCGTTCCGTTTGCAGACCATCGACTTGTCGAATATGCGTGGAATATTCCTTGGGAAATGAAAATGTATAAAAACCGCGAAAAAGGTCTATTGCGTAAAGCGTTAGAAGGATTACTTCCAAATGACATTTTATATAGAAAGAAGAGTCCATATCCGAAAACGCATAATCCGCACTATACGAAAGCAGTAACAGTATGGCTACAAGATTTATTAACGGATAAAGGATCAATTTTACACGAACTATTTGATAAAGAGCAGCTGAGCGGATTAATTGAGTCAGGTGGCAGTGCATTTCAGTCCCCTTGGTTCGGTCAATTAATGACTGGTCCTCAGCTTTTAGCTCATTTAGCGCAAATTCATGTTTGGTTTAAAGAGTATGGGGTGAATATTAAAGAATAG
- a CDS encoding Ig-like domain-containing protein — protein sequence MKKPFIKKSSIISTLTMGTFLSTVIPTNVLAESPIISIQQEINTSAEVLKLSFDENLSDSSTSKHSIAFKNGNPLFTDGRINKALQFKATSQKEASYIDLGNNEQFKFGENTNFTIAFWIKSSGVNADPAIISNKDWNSGGNLGWFVGLKDKSLLWNFKTSGSSRVDSTIPNVADNAWHHIVISHDRNSNATIYKDGKIAKQVDISKMKGTIDTNYTPKIGVDGKGSLFGNNFNMKLDDLSIFKKSVTIEEVQAMYEAAPPIPVTDLLIDQPSVQLKVGGFTYLHTEIKPLDATNKNVTWKSTNPNIAEVQMVDGKVKITGKATGKTTIQATSEDGKNTVQSEVIVANSLDINQDGLLSNDDINMAKTFIGSTPTHANWNEIKKADLNEDSIINEMDIQILEKELNKHNTFPYKHVFIIGLDGAGVAVKNANAPHIQNFISNGASTYTAQALSPTMSGQNWAGILHGSVADKTKITNAIAESTLFPENSTVPSFMKMLKQERPDATLASFVGWNPINFGIIEQSSGAYLQSTHDDELTPKIVDYILTKGKETDVTFIQLDEIDEAGHTYGHGSPEYMKQIERTDRNVNSILEAIRDAGLIDDSLIIMTTDHGGKGFGHGGNSPEEKNIFWAINGPGINAPLTITAPMTNMDTAAVVAKALRLNQPVTWDAKTPENLLTTFPTNIKLNSSEHTLKEGESFELSPEINQNVSNKTLSWTSSNPFIATVETANGKTTVHAKQAGTVTITVTTATGEYMATCNVTVQPNYVPATGIKVDERSFKLDQGNTKLLSASVLPENATNKKLNWKSSDSSIATLEHQNDRAYVKALKPGRVVLTATTEDKKYNKYIYIEVK from the coding sequence ATGAAGAAGCCTTTTATAAAAAAATCATCGATTATTTCTACATTAACAATGGGTACATTTTTATCTACCGTTATCCCAACGAACGTTTTAGCAGAATCCCCAATTATATCCATACAACAAGAAATCAATACATCAGCTGAAGTTTTAAAATTATCATTTGACGAAAATTTGTCAGATAGTTCAACTTCTAAACATTCCATCGCTTTCAAAAATGGAAACCCTCTCTTTACAGACGGCCGCATCAATAAAGCTCTTCAATTTAAAGCAACGTCGCAAAAAGAAGCTTCCTATATTGACTTAGGAAATAACGAACAGTTTAAATTTGGCGAGAATACAAACTTCACAATAGCTTTTTGGATAAAATCATCTGGTGTAAACGCTGATCCAGCCATTATTTCAAACAAAGATTGGAACAGTGGCGGAAACTTAGGCTGGTTTGTCGGCTTAAAAGACAAATCGTTACTTTGGAACTTCAAAACTTCCGGTAGTTCTCGTGTTGATTCCACTATCCCTAATGTCGCTGATAACGCTTGGCATCATATCGTAATTTCACACGATCGTAATAGCAATGCAACGATTTATAAAGATGGAAAAATCGCGAAGCAAGTTGATATTAGTAAAATGAAAGGTACAATTGATACAAATTACACACCTAAAATTGGAGTGGATGGAAAAGGTTCTTTATTCGGAAATAACTTCAATATGAAACTAGATGATTTATCCATTTTCAAAAAATCCGTGACAATTGAAGAAGTTCAAGCGATGTATGAAGCCGCTCCACCAATTCCCGTTACGGATCTTTTAATCGATCAACCTTCTGTTCAATTAAAAGTAGGAGGATTTACTTATCTTCACACAGAGATAAAACCACTCGATGCCACAAATAAAAATGTTACATGGAAAAGCACCAATCCAAATATTGCAGAAGTTCAAATGGTTGATGGAAAAGTAAAGATAACAGGAAAAGCAACCGGAAAAACAACGATTCAAGCTACATCTGAGGATGGTAAAAACACAGTTCAATCTGAAGTTATAGTGGCAAACTCACTTGATATTAATCAAGATGGATTGTTATCGAATGATGACATAAACATGGCAAAAACATTTATCGGAAGTACTCCTACTCATGCAAACTGGAATGAAATAAAAAAAGCTGATTTAAATGAAGACAGCATAATAAACGAAATGGATATACAAATATTAGAAAAGGAATTAAATAAGCATAATACTTTCCCTTATAAACATGTCTTTATTATCGGCTTAGATGGGGCAGGCGTGGCTGTAAAAAATGCAAATGCACCTCATATTCAAAATTTCATCTCTAACGGCGCTAGCACTTATACAGCACAAGCTCTTTCACCAACGATGAGTGGTCAAAACTGGGCTGGTATTTTACACGGTTCAGTAGCAGATAAAACGAAAATAACAAATGCAATCGCTGAATCGACTCTATTCCCAGAAAATTCAACAGTCCCATCATTTATGAAAATGTTAAAACAAGAGCGACCAGATGCCACACTCGCATCATTCGTTGGTTGGAATCCAATTAATTTCGGCATTATCGAACAATCATCGGGTGCTTATTTACAATCTACACACGATGATGAGCTGACACCAAAAATTGTCGACTATATTCTTACGAAAGGGAAGGAAACAGATGTAACATTTATTCAATTAGATGAAATTGATGAAGCCGGCCACACTTATGGTCATGGAAGCCCTGAGTATATGAAACAAATTGAACGGACCGATCGTAATGTAAATAGCATATTAGAAGCAATTCGTGATGCTGGTTTAATCGATGATAGCCTTATTATTATGACAACAGATCACGGCGGAAAAGGATTCGGTCATGGCGGCAACTCTCCTGAAGAGAAAAATATATTCTGGGCAATAAACGGACCTGGAATAAACGCACCTTTGACTATTACAGCTCCAATGACAAATATGGATACAGCTGCTGTTGTAGCAAAAGCATTGCGCTTAAATCAGCCAGTAACTTGGGATGCAAAAACACCTGAAAATTTATTAACAACCTTCCCTACCAACATTAAATTAAATTCATCAGAACACACGCTAAAAGAAGGAGAATCATTTGAGCTTTCTCCTGAAATCAATCAAAATGTATCAAATAAAACATTATCTTGGACAAGTAGTAATCCGTTTATCGCTACAGTAGAAACAGCAAACGGAAAAACAACTGTCCATGCGAAACAAGCTGGTACTGTGACAATTACTGTAACAACTGCAACAGGAGAATATATGGCAACATGCAATGTAACAGTGCAACCAAATTATGTACCGGCTACAGGAATAAAGGTGGATGAACGTTCTTTCAAGCTTGACCAAGGAAATACAAAGCTTCTATCTGCTTCCGTTCTTCCTGAAAATGCAACAAACAAAAAGCTGAATTGGAAAAGCAGCGATTCTAGCATCGCTACACTAGAACATCAAAATGACAGAGCGTATGTAAAAGCTTTAAAACCTGGACGTGTTGTTTTAACAGCAACGACTGAAGACAAGAAATACAACAAATATATTTATATTGAAGTAAAATAA
- a CDS encoding OB-fold protein, which translates to MKTVLKWGCLTLLVLSLLGGAGIYFLGKEIWGQVDQSIQNPSKDMIIAVSAEQYIKDYMEDEDGKKYSGKFVEVSGTIKEVGERYVELEGEKRIVVKLQKDVQTSELKVGEAITIRGFEAGFVKEDGYIQIWKGIIVK; encoded by the coding sequence ATGAAAACAGTATTGAAGTGGGGATGTTTAACACTTTTAGTTCTTTCCTTATTAGGAGGAGCGGGAATTTATTTTCTAGGGAAAGAAATATGGGGACAAGTAGATCAATCGATTCAAAATCCTTCAAAAGATATGATCATTGCTGTTAGCGCAGAGCAATATATAAAAGACTATATGGAAGATGAAGATGGGAAAAAATATAGCGGGAAATTCGTTGAAGTATCAGGGACAATTAAAGAAGTTGGAGAGAGGTATGTTGAACTAGAAGGGGAGAAACGGATTGTAGTAAAGTTGCAAAAAGATGTGCAAACATCGGAATTAAAAGTAGGAGAAGCAATTACGATTCGTGGATTTGAAGCTGGTTTTGTAAAAGAAGATGGGTATATTCAAATTTGGAAAGGTATTATTGTGAAATAA
- a CDS encoding YIP1 family protein yields MSEQAEKKPSIFGMIGNPVLQYKRMKNDIKITKVLLIVLILSGMAGTIQIYAHERTQEGMQKAAEIAEISGSGVSLWATLGMGFGVAFIMALFGYLFTALVYKALLMFTESYATYKTILCLTLYVSIITVLGRFCNALIAVGLGGSGKEAYTSLAGLFEKGTMLYAIGSKFELFSIWALIVTAVGLQIVAGVSKRQAMVITVVFFSLSVLFGAIRYM; encoded by the coding sequence ATGAGTGAACAAGCAGAAAAGAAGCCATCTATATTTGGAATGATAGGGAATCCTGTTTTGCAATATAAGAGAATGAAAAATGATATAAAGATAACGAAAGTATTACTTATCGTATTAATTTTATCAGGTATGGCAGGGACAATACAAATATACGCCCATGAAAGAACGCAAGAAGGGATGCAAAAGGCAGCCGAAATCGCAGAAATTTCTGGCTCAGGTGTCTCTTTATGGGCTACATTAGGAATGGGATTTGGGGTTGCGTTTATAATGGCGCTGTTTGGATATTTGTTTACAGCACTTGTTTATAAAGCATTATTAATGTTTACGGAGAGCTATGCGACATACAAAACAATATTATGCCTTACTTTGTATGTGAGCATTATTACGGTGCTAGGAAGGTTTTGTAATGCACTCATTGCTGTTGGACTAGGCGGAAGTGGAAAAGAAGCATACACAAGCTTAGCTGGTTTATTTGAAAAAGGTACGATGTTATATGCAATTGGGAGCAAGTTTGAATTATTCTCCATTTGGGCATTGATCGTAACAGCGGTTGGTTTACAAATTGTGGCGGGAGTTAGCAAAAGGCAAGCGATGGTTATAACTGTGGTGTTCTTTAGTTTATCAGTTTTGTTTGGAGCAATCCGTTATATGTAA